Proteins encoded together in one Amblyomma americanum isolate KBUSLIRL-KWMA chromosome 1, ASM5285725v1, whole genome shotgun sequence window:
- the LOC144124803 gene encoding uncharacterized protein LOC144124803 — MELGVTKADLIRRLARRKIPVPDFDFEESEPVATVSQENAVSAKDAANNVKTAKRQKLQELLDGSSSDDDVLPKKLLEERRKNAILLRRLKRVRKEKAELQARHDRVDDHLLNKFDE, encoded by the exons atggaacttggag TAACAAAGGCAGACCTCATACGCCGCCTAGCCAGGCGTAAAATTCCGGTGCCGGACTTCGACTTCGAGGAGTCCGAGCCAGTAGCCACAGTTTCACAGGAAAAT GCTGTATCAGCAAAAGATGCAGCAAACAATGTCAAAACAGCGAAGCGGCAGAAGCTGCAAGAATTATTGGATGGATCAAGCTCAGACGATGACGTTCTTCCTAAGAAGCTGTTGGAAGAGCGCCGAAAAAATGCGATTCTCCTCCGGAGACTGAAACGAGTGCGCAAAGAAAAGGCGGAACTGCAGGCCCGCCATGACCGAGTTGATGATCATCTCCTCAACAAATTTGATGAGTGA